The Deinococcus sonorensis KR-87 genome includes a window with the following:
- a CDS encoding ATP-dependent helicase produces MTSGSDLLSQLNPNQAEAADHFRGPALVIAGAGSGKTRTLIYRIAHLIQHYGVDPGQILAVTFTNKAAAEMRERASHLIQGADRLWISTFHSAGVRILRAYGEYIGLRRGFVIYDDDDQLDVLKEVMGTVPGIGPDTNPRVLRSILDRAKSNLLSPGELERQAERYISGVPKEAAAEVYRRYEARKKAQNAIDFGDLITETVRLFQEVPGVLERVQDRAVFIHVDEYQDTNKAQYELTRLLASRDRNLLVVGDPDQSIYKFRGADIQNILDFQKDYPDARVYRLEHNYRSSARVLGLANQLIENNTERLEKTLKPVKEDGHPVMFHRANDHRGEGDFVAEWVTRLHHEGRKFSEIAILYRTNAQSRVIEESLRRGSIPAKIVGGVGFYDRREIRDILSYARLSINPSDDVALRRIIGRPKRGIGDTALAKLAEWAQINRTSLLAACAHGEEILDRGGSKPVEFARLMQAFAEAADVYSPGGFLRYAIESSGYVDLLRQEGQEGAVRLENLEELVNAAEEWSQEHEGGTIQDFLDDAALLSSVDDMRAKQENKNVPEDSVTLMTLHNAKGLEFPAVFIVGAEEGLLPSKNSLVEPGGIEEERRLFYVGITRAMERLFLTAAQNRMQYGKTNSSEDSRFLEEIQGGFDTVDQYGQAQEYRQKTWRDYRPTVPARPTAPSAVKNTSPLTGELAYRGGEQVTHPKFGAGQVLAVAGVGDRQEVTVHFASAGTKKLLVKFASLSRA; encoded by the coding sequence GTGACTTCCGGCAGTGATCTCCTCTCTCAACTCAACCCCAATCAGGCGGAGGCCGCCGACCACTTTCGCGGCCCGGCGCTGGTGATCGCGGGGGCCGGCAGCGGCAAGACCCGCACCCTGATCTACCGCATCGCCCACCTGATCCAGCACTACGGCGTGGACCCGGGCCAGATCCTGGCCGTGACCTTCACCAACAAGGCCGCCGCCGAGATGCGCGAGCGGGCCAGCCACCTGATTCAGGGCGCCGACCGGCTGTGGATCAGCACCTTCCACTCGGCGGGCGTGCGGATTCTTCGCGCCTACGGGGAGTACATCGGCCTGAGGCGCGGCTTCGTGATCTACGACGACGACGATCAGCTGGACGTGCTCAAGGAGGTAATGGGCACCGTGCCGGGCATCGGCCCCGACACCAACCCGCGCGTGCTGCGCAGCATTCTGGACCGGGCCAAGAGCAACCTGCTGAGCCCCGGTGAACTGGAGCGGCAGGCCGAGCGCTACATCTCCGGCGTCCCGAAGGAAGCGGCGGCCGAGGTGTACCGCCGCTATGAGGCGCGCAAGAAGGCCCAGAACGCCATCGACTTCGGTGACCTGATCACCGAGACGGTGCGGCTGTTTCAGGAGGTGCCGGGCGTGCTGGAGCGGGTGCAGGACCGGGCCGTGTTCATTCACGTGGACGAGTACCAGGACACCAACAAGGCCCAGTACGAGCTGACCCGGCTGCTGGCCAGCCGCGACCGCAACCTGCTGGTGGTGGGCGACCCGGACCAGAGCATCTACAAGTTCCGCGGCGCCGACATCCAGAACATCCTGGACTTCCAGAAGGACTACCCGGACGCGCGCGTGTACCGCCTGGAGCACAACTACCGCAGCTCGGCGCGGGTGCTGGGGCTGGCCAACCAGCTGATCGAGAACAACACCGAGCGGCTGGAGAAGACCCTCAAACCGGTCAAGGAGGACGGCCACCCGGTGATGTTCCACCGGGCCAACGACCACCGCGGCGAGGGCGACTTCGTGGCCGAATGGGTCACGCGGCTGCACCACGAGGGCCGCAAGTTCTCGGAGATCGCCATCCTGTACCGTACCAACGCCCAGTCGCGCGTGATCGAGGAGAGCCTGCGGCGGGGCAGCATTCCGGCCAAGATCGTGGGCGGCGTGGGCTTCTACGACCGCCGCGAGATCCGCGACATCCTGTCGTATGCCCGTCTGAGCATCAACCCTTCGGACGACGTGGCGCTGCGGCGCATCATCGGGCGGCCCAAACGCGGCATCGGGGACACGGCGCTGGCGAAACTTGCCGAGTGGGCGCAGATCAACCGCACCAGCCTGCTGGCCGCCTGCGCCCACGGCGAGGAGATTCTGGACCGGGGCGGCAGCAAGCCGGTGGAGTTTGCGCGGCTGATGCAGGCGTTCGCGGAGGCCGCCGACGTCTACTCACCGGGCGGCTTCCTGCGCTACGCCATCGAGTCGAGCGGCTACGTGGACCTGCTGCGCCAGGAGGGGCAGGAGGGCGCGGTGCGGCTGGAGAACCTGGAGGAACTGGTAAACGCCGCCGAGGAGTGGTCCCAGGAGCACGAGGGCGGCACCATCCAGGACTTCCTGGACGACGCGGCGCTGCTGTCCAGCGTGGACGACATGCGCGCCAAGCAGGAAAACAAGAACGTGCCGGAGGACAGCGTGACGCTGATGACGCTGCACAACGCCAAGGGGCTGGAGTTCCCGGCGGTGTTCATCGTGGGCGCCGAGGAGGGGCTGCTGCCCAGCAAGAACTCGCTGGTGGAACCGGGCGGCATCGAGGAGGAGCGGCGGCTGTTCTATGTCGGCATCACCCGCGCGATGGAACGGCTGTTCCTGACGGCGGCCCAGAACCGCATGCAGTACGGCAAGACCAACTCCTCCGAGGACTCGCGTTTCCTGGAAGAGATTCAGGGCGGCTTCGACACGGTGGACCAGTACGGTCAGGCCCAGGAGTACCGCCAGAAGACCTGGCGCGACTACCGCCCGACCGTTCCGGCGCGGCCCACTGCGCCCAGCGCGGTCAAGAACACCAGTCCGCTGACCGGCGAGCTGGCCTACCGGGGCGGCGAACAGGTCACGCACCCCAAGTTCGGGGCTGGACAGGTGCTGGCGGTGGCGGGTGTGGGCGACCGGCAGGAGGTGACGGTCCACTTTGCGTCGGCCGGCACCAAGAAACTGCTGGTCAAGTTCGCCAGCCTCAGCCGCGCGTAA
- the secD gene encoding protein translocase subunit SecD, with product MSLMNPNARKRPNARRTPPRKNSPWTPILLLLVLVGSLLFVWRPWEHRQTPFSLWDDQYQFITLGLDLKGGLRIELSPKTGVASRDQLDQIKTIIENRINSLGVTEPTVTVAGGKRVVVEIPGATPAVQARARSIIGQQAQLEFRLVNPNAKGDATVAQQHPGSGGYTLKDLGPVQATGEIVGGATAGTDPQTGRWLVQVTTTAKGATAFGDFTGKNVGRLMAIVLDNQIKSVATIQSALYNNFQISGNFTAEEASALALVLRSGSLPIPIKVDAERSIGPSLGADAIRSGAIAALVGIALVFCMLFFYYGLWFGLVGALGLLFSSIIILGVLGGFGATLTLPGIAGLVLTIGAAIDGNVISFERIKEELARGKGIKNSIQTGYEHSTLTILDVNASHLLSAAALYQFASGPVKGFAVTLIIGVLASAFSNLVFAKWMMQALARRRDFSAPRRIGVPKFNYIRVAPVVTSISLLLALAGAILLGVRGLDYGVDFTSGTNLTVRTSTATNVDQVRSAVTGAGVAKVTAQNSTIQRSVTPGVEGASYSIKVPELTTAEVGQLTTRIQALPGGEVQQTETIGPAVGQELTTQTIYAVLLGLGLILVYVWFRFDAVTGIGSVFAVFHDVAIVMGLYSLLHLEFSIATVAAILTVIGYSLNDSIIVSDRIRENHRLMRGRSSREIVNTSINQTLSRTVMTSISTLLPLVSLLIFGGPVLRDFSIAMIVGIVVGTYSSIYIVSPMVVFFEERAEGRKGKTAATGPAQ from the coding sequence ATGTCCCTGATGAATCCCAACGCGCGCAAGCGCCCCAATGCCCGGCGCACCCCGCCGCGCAAGAACAGCCCCTGGACCCCGATTCTGCTGCTGCTGGTCCTGGTCGGCAGCCTGCTGTTCGTGTGGCGACCCTGGGAGCACCGCCAGACGCCCTTCTCGCTCTGGGACGATCAGTATCAGTTCATCACGCTGGGCCTGGACCTCAAGGGCGGCCTGAGAATCGAACTGTCGCCCAAGACTGGCGTGGCCAGCCGCGACCAGCTGGACCAGATCAAGACCATCATCGAGAACCGCATCAACTCGCTGGGCGTGACCGAGCCGACCGTGACGGTGGCCGGCGGCAAGCGCGTGGTGGTGGAGATTCCCGGCGCCACACCCGCCGTGCAGGCCCGCGCCCGCAGCATTATCGGCCAGCAGGCGCAGCTGGAGTTCAGACTGGTGAATCCGAACGCCAAGGGCGACGCGACGGTCGCCCAGCAGCACCCCGGGTCCGGCGGCTACACGCTCAAGGACCTGGGGCCGGTCCAGGCCACCGGTGAGATCGTGGGCGGCGCCACCGCCGGCACCGACCCGCAGACCGGCCGCTGGCTGGTGCAGGTGACCACCACCGCCAAGGGCGCCACCGCCTTCGGCGACTTCACCGGCAAGAATGTGGGCCGCCTGATGGCCATCGTGCTGGACAACCAGATCAAGAGCGTGGCCACCATCCAGTCGGCGCTGTACAACAACTTCCAGATCAGCGGCAACTTCACGGCGGAAGAGGCGAGCGCCCTGGCGCTGGTGCTGCGCAGCGGCTCGCTGCCGATTCCGATCAAGGTGGACGCCGAGCGCAGCATCGGGCCGAGCCTGGGCGCCGACGCGATCCGCAGCGGCGCCATCGCCGCGCTGGTGGGCATCGCGCTGGTGTTCTGCATGCTGTTCTTCTACTACGGCCTGTGGTTCGGGCTGGTGGGCGCGCTGGGCCTGCTGTTCTCCAGCATCATCATCCTGGGCGTGCTGGGCGGCTTCGGGGCCACCCTGACGCTGCCGGGCATCGCCGGTCTGGTGCTGACCATCGGCGCGGCCATCGACGGCAACGTGATCAGCTTCGAGCGCATCAAGGAAGAGCTGGCGCGCGGCAAGGGCATCAAGAACAGCATCCAGACCGGGTATGAGCACTCCACCCTGACCATCCTGGACGTGAACGCTTCGCACCTGCTGTCGGCGGCGGCGCTGTACCAGTTCGCGTCGGGTCCGGTGAAGGGCTTTGCCGTCACGCTGATCATCGGCGTGCTGGCCTCGGCCTTCTCGAACCTGGTGTTCGCCAAGTGGATGATGCAGGCGCTGGCGCGCCGCCGCGACTTCTCGGCCCCGCGCCGCATCGGCGTGCCGAAGTTCAACTACATCCGGGTCGCCCCGGTGGTCACCAGCATCAGCCTGCTGCTGGCGCTGGCGGGCGCCATCCTGCTGGGCGTGCGCGGGCTGGATTACGGCGTGGACTTCACCAGCGGCACCAACCTGACGGTGCGGACCAGCACCGCCACCAACGTGGATCAGGTGCGCAGCGCCGTGACCGGGGCCGGCGTGGCCAAGGTGACGGCCCAGAACAGCACCATCCAGCGCAGCGTGACGCCGGGGGTGGAGGGAGCGAGCTACAGCATCAAGGTGCCGGAACTCACCACGGCCGAGGTCGGTCAGCTGACCACCCGCATTCAGGCGCTGCCGGGCGGCGAGGTGCAGCAGACCGAGACCATCGGGCCGGCGGTGGGGCAGGAACTCACCACCCAGACCATCTACGCGGTGCTGCTGGGCCTGGGCCTGATTCTGGTGTACGTGTGGTTCCGCTTCGACGCCGTCACCGGCATCGGCTCGGTGTTCGCGGTGTTCCACGACGTGGCCATCGTGATGGGCCTCTACAGCCTGCTGCACCTGGAGTTCAGCATCGCCACCGTGGCGGCGATCCTGACCGTGATCGGGTACTCGCTCAACGACTCGATCATCGTCTCGGACCGCATCCGTGAGAACCACCGGCTGATGCGGGGGCGCAGCTCACGCGAGATCGTGAACACCAGCATCAACCAGACGCTGTCGCGCACCGTCATGACCAGCATCAGCACCCTGCTCCCGCTGGTCAGCCTGCTGATCTTCGGCGGGCCGGTGCTGCGCGACTTCTCCATCGCTATGATCGTGGGCATCGTGGTCGGGACGTACAGCAGCATCTACATCGTCTCGCCGATGGTCGTGTTCTTCGAGGAGCGTGCCGAGGGCCGCAAGGGCAAGACGGCCGCCACCGGCCCGGCGCAGTAA
- a CDS encoding TrmH family RNA methyltransferase, which yields MLQTETITSVHNPQLKRLVRLHHRRDREREGVWLIEGAREVQRALDGGLSLQMLYLCPELYSDEGRALVPRMPSPQTLVARPAFERVSHRENPDGVLAVCLTPQPSLPPVGPDALVLVLVGLEKPGNLGALLRTADGVGVDAVLLTGSGTDLGNPNVIRSSQGSVFTQPVAALEAQAALTWLREHHFVLVACTPEAEQPYWSAPLTGRVALLLGSEHDGLPPEWREAADLRVSIPMRGQADSLNVATAGALVLYESLRQRQGRGG from the coding sequence ATGCTTCAGACGGAAACCATCACCTCGGTCCACAACCCCCAGCTCAAGCGGCTGGTCCGGCTGCACCATCGCCGCGACCGTGAACGCGAGGGGGTGTGGCTGATCGAGGGCGCCCGGGAGGTGCAGCGGGCGCTGGACGGCGGGCTGTCGCTGCAGATGCTGTACCTGTGCCCGGAGCTGTACAGCGACGAGGGCCGCGCGCTGGTGCCCCGGATGCCCTCGCCGCAGACGCTGGTGGCCCGCCCCGCGTTTGAGCGGGTCAGCCACCGCGAGAATCCGGACGGGGTGCTGGCCGTGTGCCTGACCCCGCAGCCGTCGCTGCCGCCGGTCGGGCCGGACGCGCTGGTGCTGGTGCTGGTGGGCCTGGAGAAGCCCGGCAACCTGGGCGCCCTGCTGCGCACCGCCGATGGGGTGGGCGTGGACGCGGTGCTGCTGACCGGCAGCGGCACCGACCTGGGCAACCCCAACGTGATCCGCAGCAGCCAGGGCAGCGTGTTCACCCAGCCGGTGGCGGCGCTGGAGGCCCAGGCGGCGCTGACGTGGCTGCGTGAACACCACTTCGTGCTGGTGGCCTGCACGCCGGAGGCGGAGCAGCCGTACTGGTCGGCCCCGCTGACCGGGCGGGTGGCGCTGCTGCTGGGCAGCGAGCACGACGGGCTGCCGCCCGAGTGGCGTGAGGCCGCCGACCTGCGGGTCAGCATTCCGATGCGGGGTCAGGCCGACAGCCTGAACGTCGCCACGGCCGGCGCGCTGGTGCTGTACGAGAGCTTGCGCCAGCGGCAGGGGCGCGGCGGATGA
- a CDS encoding desiccation-associated late embryogenesis abundant protein — protein sequence MFEPEPEHRFPVKRFLLLGTIIGAAVYYFSREQNRALLNRKLEELGVTDAARTVADTASDSWQKTRDAARDAGAVLADKAGEVREAAKDGVGSAVEAAKGAADDVKTAVAGAADKAGDAAKDAADSAKDQGAQVKDAVQPQLDAAKDKAKEAQGAARQVAGEAKAEGQQVESAAQAKAKEAGAAAQAQLGQAKDKAKETATPGKSTDAASKPAQGPDKPKA from the coding sequence ATGTTTGAACCTGAACCCGAGCACCGCTTTCCAGTCAAGCGTTTCCTGTTGCTGGGCACCATCATCGGCGCGGCGGTGTACTACTTCAGCCGCGAGCAGAACCGGGCGCTGCTGAACCGCAAGCTGGAGGAGCTGGGGGTCACGGACGCCGCGCGCACGGTGGCCGACACCGCCTCGGACAGCTGGCAGAAGACCCGTGACGCTGCACGCGACGCCGGCGCCGTGCTGGCCGACAAGGCCGGCGAGGTGCGCGAGGCCGCCAAGGATGGCGTGGGCAGCGCGGTGGAGGCCGCCAAGGGCGCGGCGGACGACGTGAAGACGGCGGTGGCCGGCGCCGCCGACAAGGCGGGCGACGCCGCGAAGGACGCGGCGGACAGCGCCAAGGACCAGGGCGCGCAGGTGAAGGACGCGGTCCAGCCGCAGCTGGACGCCGCCAAGGACAAGGCCAAGGAGGCTCAGGGGGCGGCCAGGCAGGTGGCCGGTGAGGCGAAGGCAGAGGGCCAGCAGGTGGAGTCCGCCGCCCAGGCAAAGGCCAAGGAGGCCGGAGCCGCGGCCCAGGCACAGCTGGGGCAGGCGAAGGACAAAGCCAAGGAGACCGCCACCCCGGGCAAGTCCACCGACGCGGCGTCCAAGCCCGCACAGGGACCGGACAAGCCCAAGGCCTGA
- a CDS encoding lipopolysaccharide assembly protein LapA domain-containing protein — protein MRVIQLIQVLVLLALSGYAVLVSLENPVSVRLPLLFAGREAVLPAGAVVALSLLAGGLYVALLILPRHLQLSWRRRQDQTRRRQAEERLQATLQAVMLQAAPTPDTQPDSTPETVLST, from the coding sequence ATGCGCGTGATTCAGCTGATCCAGGTGCTGGTGCTGCTGGCCCTCAGCGGCTACGCCGTGCTGGTGTCGCTGGAAAACCCGGTGTCGGTGCGGCTGCCGCTGCTGTTCGCCGGCCGCGAGGCGGTGCTGCCGGCCGGCGCGGTGGTCGCGCTGAGCCTGCTGGCCGGGGGGCTGTATGTGGCGCTGCTGATCCTGCCGCGCCATCTGCAGCTCAGCTGGCGTCGGCGGCAGGACCAGACCCGCCGCCGTCAGGCGGAGGAGCGGCTTCAGGCCACCCTTCAGGCGGTGATGCTGCAGGCAGCCCCCACCCCGGACACGCAGCCGGACTCCACTCCAGAAACGGTGCTCTCCACATGA